In Thiovibrio frasassiensis, one DNA window encodes the following:
- a CDS encoding helix-turn-helix transcriptional regulator: MARDKTQLLRLLFIDRKIREGMRSGIMANCSSMAAEYEVSAKSILRDIDYLRSQRDAPIAYDAKKRGYYYTEENYALPALSLNESDLFAICIAEKALRMHEDTPIYRKLQKVFRKIEESLPEKVSIHPAWVEDKLSVVPEQQTRLQPEVWETVSAGLNTNQTLNIAYRKPGGQASSQRRVDPYHLVRYQGEWYLIGYCHRRHAIVTFAMSRIETALLLAKKFSVPEDFDHARYGGSQFGIFSGEREVLVKVWFAKEHAPYVLEREWHPQQSLVRKKDGGVEISFPAHHLYEVKRWVLSWGSGAKVLAPQELVDSVQQELASALADYDRAQRRVTA, encoded by the coding sequence ATGGCAAGAGACAAGACCCAGCTTTTACGACTGCTGTTTATTGATCGCAAGATCCGCGAGGGGATGCGGAGCGGGATCATGGCGAACTGCAGCTCCATGGCCGCCGAATACGAGGTGAGTGCCAAGAGTATTTTGCGGGATATCGATTATCTGCGGAGTCAGCGTGATGCGCCCATCGCCTACGATGCCAAGAAGCGGGGCTATTATTACACCGAGGAAAATTACGCCCTCCCTGCCCTGAGCCTGAATGAGAGCGATCTCTTCGCCATCTGCATTGCGGAAAAAGCCCTGCGGATGCATGAAGATACGCCCATCTACCGCAAGCTGCAAAAGGTGTTCCGCAAAATCGAGGAGTCCCTGCCCGAAAAGGTCTCTATCCATCCAGCCTGGGTGGAAGACAAGCTCTCGGTGGTCCCGGAGCAGCAAACCAGGCTGCAGCCGGAGGTCTGGGAGACTGTCTCGGCAGGCCTCAATACAAATCAAACGCTGAATATCGCCTACCGCAAACCCGGAGGGCAAGCGAGTAGCCAGCGCCGGGTTGATCCCTATCATCTCGTGCGTTATCAGGGGGAGTGGTACCTCATTGGGTATTGCCACCGGCGGCATGCGATTGTAACCTTTGCCATGTCCAGGATCGAAACGGCCCTGTTGCTTGCCAAAAAGTTTTCCGTGCCCGAGGACTTTGACCATGCGCGCTACGGTGGGTCGCAGTTTGGCATTTTCAGCGGGGAGCGCGAGGTTTTGGTCAAGGTCTGGTTTGCCAAGGAGCATGCCCCCTATGTTCTGGAGCGGGAATGGCACCCGCAGCAGAGCCTGGTCCGGAAAAAAGACGGTGGCGTGGAGATCTCTTTTCCGGCGCACCATCTTTATGAGGTCAAGCGCTGGGTGCTCTCCTGGGGGAGCGGGGCAAAGGTGCTAGCGCCACAGGAGCTGGTCGATTCGGTACAACAGGAACTGGCCAGCGCTCTGGCCGATTATGACAGGGCGCAGAGGAGGGTGACTGCGTGA
- a CDS encoding HD-GYP domain-containing protein translates to MIKKVPIQELQPGIHIERFDCGWLDHPYLFNHKKIKTHGEIERLKSWGVTHVYIEIDRNPEPAPIMDALESPPPPVAFEHIITPQTARIDRDLKHIPVRHEIVRAQKVRQRANLAAKNILAAVQSGKKIQTGEAEAAVNELDNSICHNKDALFLLMRLRKKDEYTFDHSVSVGVLLLAFCRAMGFDRETTRAIGLGGLLHDVGKMAVPLAILNKPSALNDDEFKKIQQHVIYCRKILATTHNISLPVAQIAMEHHERFDGTGYPHGLSGEAISLGGQMAAIADVFDALTSDRCYRNGIDQVEVLRKLYGWSRSHFNEGLVHRFIRCIGIYPAGTLVQLESGLLGVVVESTDNLLCPVVRPIYDIRHDWAVNQKDIDLSKSNGKGGADRIIGYESAKRWRIDPLKVLGIT, encoded by the coding sequence ATGATCAAAAAGGTTCCCATCCAAGAACTTCAGCCCGGTATTCATATCGAGCGTTTTGATTGCGGCTGGCTGGACCACCCCTACCTCTTCAACCACAAAAAGATCAAAACCCATGGCGAGATTGAGCGCCTCAAATCCTGGGGCGTCACCCATGTCTATATCGAGATCGATCGGAACCCGGAACCAGCGCCAATCATGGATGCACTGGAAAGCCCCCCGCCGCCCGTGGCGTTTGAACACATTATCACCCCGCAAACAGCACGAATTGACCGTGACCTGAAGCATATCCCGGTCCGCCATGAGATTGTTCGGGCCCAGAAAGTACGGCAGCGGGCCAATCTGGCCGCGAAAAACATCCTTGCCGCCGTGCAATCCGGAAAAAAGATCCAGACCGGAGAGGCCGAAGCGGCGGTGAACGAGCTGGACAATTCCATCTGTCACAACAAGGATGCGCTTTTTCTGCTCATGCGGTTACGCAAGAAAGATGAATACACTTTCGACCATTCGGTGAGCGTGGGCGTCCTGCTCCTCGCTTTTTGCCGAGCCATGGGCTTTGACCGGGAAACCACCCGGGCCATTGGCCTGGGCGGGTTGCTGCATGACGTGGGCAAGATGGCCGTGCCCCTGGCCATCCTCAATAAACCCAGCGCCCTCAACGATGATGAATTTAAAAAAATCCAGCAGCATGTGATCTATTGCCGGAAAATCCTGGCCACCACCCACAACATTTCCCTTCCAGTGGCCCAGATCGCCATGGAACACCATGAACGCTTCGACGGCACCGGCTATCCCCATGGCCTGAGCGGCGAGGCCATCAGCCTGGGCGGCCAGATGGCCGCCATTGCCGATGTTTTCGATGCCCTGACCTCGGACCGCTGTTACCGCAACGGCATCGACCAGGTCGAGGTGTTGCGCAAACTCTATGGCTGGAGCCGCAGCCATTTCAACGAAGGACTGGTACACCGTTTTATCCGCTGCATCGGCATCTACCCGGCCGGCACCTTGGTCCAACTGGAAAGCGGTCTGCTTGGGGTGGTGGTGGAGTCGACCGACAACCTGTTATGCCCGGTGGTTCGCCCCATTTATGACATCAGGCATGACTGGGCGGTGAATCAGAAAGACATCGACCTCTCAAAATCCAACGGCAAGGGAGGCGCAGACCGCATCATCGGCTATGAATCCGCCAAACGTTGGCGAATCGATCCCCTCAAAGTGCTCGGCATCACCTGA
- a CDS encoding PilZ domain-containing protein, which translates to MMTGSFDEKRKEARVYFSPGENICGVFVFPDFERFSFSALVLDLSLGGLHFTVKREEWSALKLGHQLVLARLVKGNEVLCDRIIPLRVRWVLDIPLVSNVSVGCEFDGLPEDDRKKLQSFLARELAVGAGRAGDSAC; encoded by the coding sequence ATGATGACTGGCAGTTTTGATGAGAAAAGAAAAGAAGCGAGGGTCTATTTCTCGCCGGGAGAAAATATTTGCGGCGTCTTCGTTTTTCCTGATTTCGAGCGGTTTTCTTTTTCTGCCCTGGTGCTTGATCTGAGTCTGGGGGGGCTCCATTTTACCGTGAAACGGGAGGAGTGGAGTGCCTTGAAACTTGGCCATCAACTTGTTCTTGCTCGGCTCGTCAAAGGGAATGAGGTTTTGTGCGACAGGATCATCCCCCTTCGGGTGCGCTGGGTCTTGGACATCCCGCTGGTGAGCAATGTCAGTGTCGGCTGCGAGTTTGACGGCTTGCCGGAAGATGACCGGAAGAAGCTGCAATCTTTTCTGGCCCGGGAACTCGCCGTGGGTGCGGGGAGAGCGGGTGATAGCGCCTGCTAG
- a CDS encoding cupin domain-containing protein, which translates to MPITVEKLSPKKRETLRLDEWPIWQCEPSTFPWHYDQEESCYILEGEITVTAGEQTMQISPGDYVTFPKGLDCQWQVHSAVRKHYLFR; encoded by the coding sequence ATGCCCATCACCGTTGAAAAGCTCTCCCCCAAAAAACGCGAGACCCTGCGCCTCGACGAATGGCCGATCTGGCAGTGCGAGCCCTCGACCTTTCCCTGGCATTACGACCAGGAAGAATCCTGTTATATCCTGGAAGGCGAGATCACCGTAACCGCAGGAGAGCAGACCATGCAGATCTCCCCCGGCGATTATGTGACCTTTCCCAAGGGGCTGGATTGCCAGTGGCAGGTGCACAGCGCGGTTCGCAAGCATTACCTGTTCCGCTGA
- a CDS encoding phosphotransferase enzyme family protein: MIESSAIARQFAFPGELLSVDEYGSGNVNNTYLVRITGDQGVLAFILQRLNPAVFPEPERIMHNLRVLDDHVRPKLTANVSRRWELPSIIPTRSGSDYYRDETGACWRAQTFITDSESFPTITSVSQAEEAGRALGFFHGLIHDLPAHLLHDTLPGFHVTPGYLAHYNALAALPPRADASPEALFCHRFIGERKATAEVLEAARTRGELLPCPIHGDPKLANILFARDTGEGISLIDLDTVKPGLLHYDIGDCLRSCCNPAEEDAELRAVSFNLGYCAAILKGYLPQVAPFFTPFDYQYIYDAVRLIAFELGLRFFTDHLAGDVYFKIRHPGQNLQRAMVQFTLCQSIEAQETEIKRLVRELQKP, from the coding sequence GTGATCGAATCTTCCGCCATCGCCCGACAGTTTGCCTTTCCCGGAGAACTCCTCTCCGTAGACGAGTATGGGTCCGGCAATGTGAACAACACCTATCTGGTCCGGATCACAGGCGACCAGGGAGTGCTGGCCTTTATCCTCCAACGCCTCAATCCCGCTGTGTTTCCAGAACCCGAACGCATCATGCACAACCTGCGGGTGCTCGACGACCATGTCCGCCCCAAACTGACGGCGAACGTAAGCCGCCGCTGGGAGCTGCCGAGCATCATCCCGACCCGAAGCGGCTCTGATTATTATCGGGATGAGACCGGCGCCTGCTGGCGGGCCCAAACCTTTATCACCGACAGCGAAAGTTTCCCCACTATCACCAGCGTTTCCCAGGCCGAAGAGGCAGGCCGGGCCTTAGGCTTTTTCCATGGACTGATCCATGACCTGCCCGCGCATCTGCTGCACGACACCCTGCCCGGCTTCCATGTCACCCCCGGCTATCTCGCGCATTATAACGCCCTTGCCGCCTTACCTCCCCGCGCCGATGCATCGCCGGAGGCGCTGTTCTGCCACCGCTTCATTGGTGAGCGGAAAGCAACGGCGGAGGTCCTCGAAGCCGCACGCACTCGGGGTGAACTCCTCCCCTGCCCGATCCACGGCGACCCCAAGCTGGCCAATATCCTCTTTGCCCGCGATACCGGCGAGGGTATCAGCCTCATCGATCTGGACACCGTCAAGCCCGGCTTGCTCCATTACGACATCGGCGACTGCCTCCGCTCCTGCTGCAATCCGGCCGAAGAAGATGCGGAGCTGCGCGCAGTCTCGTTCAACCTCGGTTACTGCGCGGCGATCCTCAAGGGCTACCTGCCCCAGGTCGCCCCGTTTTTTACCCCCTTCGACTACCAGTACATCTATGACGCCGTCCGGCTCATCGCCTTTGAGCTGGGTTTGCGCTTCTTTACCGACCATCTGGCCGGGGATGTCTATTTCAAGATCCGCCACCCCGGGCAGAACCTGCAGCGCGCCATGGTGCAATTCACCCTCTGCCAAAGCATCGAGGCCCAGGAGACGGAGATCAAAAGACTCGTCCGAGAGCTGCAGAAACCATGA
- a CDS encoding DOMON-like domain-containing protein, with protein sequence MTRFSLHPFPGQDSGGITIHGTIKRTEQSISLSFCLQGNLDDLVLPTAPTRERRDNLWQATCLEMFWSEEGRKNYGEMNLAPNGAWNVYGFTEYRAGMHREERVSEPAVTTARTPDTFTLTAQLDIASLLGSPPIRIGVSAVLQHRDNRLSYWALTHPAEKPDFHAPQTFLLRL encoded by the coding sequence ATGACCCGCTTCAGCCTGCACCCCTTTCCGGGCCAGGATTCCGGCGGGATAACCATCCACGGCACCATCAAGCGGACGGAGCAGAGCATCAGCCTTTCCTTTTGTCTGCAGGGGAACCTTGACGATCTCGTCCTGCCGACTGCGCCAACGCGGGAACGGCGCGACAACCTCTGGCAAGCCACCTGCCTTGAGATGTTCTGGAGTGAAGAGGGGAGAAAAAACTACGGGGAAATGAACCTTGCTCCAAACGGGGCCTGGAATGTCTACGGTTTTACTGAATACCGCGCCGGCATGCACCGGGAAGAACGGGTGAGCGAGCCGGCTGTCACCACCGCCCGCACGCCGGACACCTTCACCCTGACCGCCCAACTGGATATTGCCTCGCTCCTTGGCTCTCCCCCCATTCGGATTGGAGTCAGCGCAGTACTCCAGCACCGGGATAACCGGCTGAGCTACTGGGCCCTGACCCACCCGGCAGAAAAGCCCGATTTCCACGCACCCCAGACCTTCCTCCTCCGGCTGTAA
- a CDS encoding serine/threonine-protein kinase yields MNTEIPRTIGRYRIVRQIGLGAMGEVYLAHDELIHRKVAIKCMRVDRCINEQKRQKAIESFLHEARIVGNLDHSHIAAVYDIGVRGNAPYIVMEYVEGDNIKELIENKAPFSIEEKLSLIAMMARALHFAHKRGILHRDIKPANIMILQQSRLPKITDFGIARVLDVASFGSIESSIDEEGFIPGTPLYMSPEQIRGEELDRRSDIFSLGILAYEWLSGKKPFEGKDLDARLQSVLTNNPKPLSDFPGIDPEIDRIIMQALAKPRDERYQSADAFGDALELYLNSLEKKKDGGKTGFSFDKKEIVERLRQRYLFFADFSEEELYELFRASRKEEFGMGDYLIQEGTSGTKMYIIISGAVIVLTETEGKRVELETLRDGSCVGEMSMIDHLPRSASVVAFKKTVALVVNETVLRHNNPKLCLKLYRNLATTLSERLRASEAKYLKLLATHLAWGEKNGVESSGFEAGADS; encoded by the coding sequence GTGAACACAGAGATTCCGAGAACCATTGGCCGTTACCGCATTGTGCGGCAAATCGGCTTGGGCGCCATGGGCGAGGTCTATCTTGCCCACGATGAACTCATCCACCGCAAGGTCGCCATCAAGTGCATGCGGGTCGACCGCTGCATAAACGAGCAAAAACGGCAGAAAGCCATCGAGTCCTTTCTCCACGAAGCCCGCATCGTCGGCAACCTGGACCACAGCCACATCGCCGCAGTGTACGATATCGGGGTCCGGGGCAACGCCCCGTACATCGTCATGGAGTATGTCGAGGGAGACAACATCAAGGAGCTGATTGAAAACAAAGCCCCTTTCTCCATCGAGGAAAAACTCAGCCTCATCGCCATGATGGCCCGCGCCCTGCATTTTGCCCATAAACGGGGCATCCTCCACCGGGATATCAAGCCGGCCAACATCATGATCTTACAACAGAGCCGGCTGCCCAAGATCACCGACTTCGGCATTGCCCGGGTTCTGGATGTCGCCTCCTTCGGCAGTATCGAAAGCAGCATCGACGAGGAAGGGTTCATCCCCGGCACCCCTTTGTACATGTCGCCGGAGCAGATCCGCGGCGAAGAGCTGGACAGGCGGAGCGATATCTTCTCCCTCGGGATTCTTGCCTATGAATGGTTGAGCGGGAAAAAGCCCTTTGAGGGCAAGGATCTGGATGCCCGCCTACAATCCGTGCTCACAAACAACCCGAAACCGCTCAGCGATTTCCCCGGCATCGACCCCGAGATCGACCGGATCATCATGCAGGCTCTTGCCAAACCGCGGGACGAGCGCTACCAGAGCGCCGACGCCTTCGGGGACGCACTGGAACTCTATCTCAACTCCCTGGAAAAGAAAAAAGACGGGGGAAAAACAGGATTTTCCTTTGATAAAAAGGAGATCGTCGAGCGGTTGCGGCAGCGCTACCTCTTTTTTGCCGACTTCAGCGAGGAGGAGCTGTACGAGCTGTTCCGCGCTTCAAGAAAAGAGGAGTTCGGCATGGGGGACTACCTGATCCAGGAAGGCACCTCGGGCACCAAGATGTACATCATCATTTCCGGGGCGGTCATTGTGCTCACCGAAACCGAGGGCAAGCGGGTGGAACTGGAAACCCTGCGGGATGGCAGCTGCGTAGGGGAGATGTCGATGATCGACCACCTGCCCCGCTCCGCCTCGGTGGTGGCGTTCAAGAAAACCGTGGCCCTGGTCGTGAATGAAACGGTGCTCCGCCACAACAACCCCAAGCTCTGCCTCAAGCTCTACCGCAACCTGGCCACCACCCTCTCCGAGCGGCTGCGGGCCAGCGAGGCCAAGTACCTGAAATTGCTGGCCACCCATCTTGCCTGGGGGGAGAAGAATGGCGTGGAATCCTCCGGGTTCGAGGCAGGGGCAGATTCCTAA
- a CDS encoding DUF2971 domain-containing protein, with translation MRVYHFVNEEHEIGNLRRKRLKIANLTELNDPFELFGVEMSNNQVRRAFEKMKRELSENRGILCFSEDWSNPVVWSHYANHHKGLCLGFEVPDECLGQVHYSRKRLVADLEKLSNPSSLALDEARKFLFTKYSHWRYEKEHRSFVTLEDKDPETGLYFVDFSDRLRLESVIVGARSTASRADIRSALGELATGVEVFKARLAFKKFKVVRQRKQQLWV, from the coding sequence ATGCGCGTATATCACTTCGTCAATGAAGAACATGAAATTGGGAATCTTCGGCGGAAGAGACTGAAGATTGCGAATCTCACAGAATTGAACGACCCGTTTGAGCTATTTGGCGTCGAAATGTCAAATAATCAGGTCCGCCGCGCATTCGAAAAAATGAAGAGGGAGCTTTCCGAGAACCGAGGCATTCTTTGTTTTAGTGAAGACTGGAGTAATCCCGTAGTGTGGAGCCACTATGCTAATCACCACAAGGGTCTGTGTCTCGGCTTTGAGGTGCCAGATGAGTGCCTAGGGCAAGTTCACTATTCCCGGAAGAGGCTGGTGGCTGACCTTGAAAAGCTTAGCAACCCCTCTAGTCTAGCCCTAGATGAGGCGAGGAAGTTCTTGTTTACAAAGTATTCGCACTGGCGTTACGAGAAGGAGCACCGGAGCTTTGTAACCCTGGAAGATAAGGATCCCGAAACGGGGCTCTACTTCGTCGACTTCTCTGATCGTTTAAGGTTGGAATCCGTTATTGTCGGTGCGAGATCCACAGCATCACGAGCGGATATACGTTCTGCCCTGGGGGAGTTGGCTACTGGGGTGGAAGTATTTAAAGCTAGGCTTGCCTTCAAAAAATTCAAAGTTGTTAGGCAACGTAAACAGCAGTTATGGGTCTAA